In the genome of Ancylomarina subtilis, one region contains:
- a CDS encoding rubredoxin-like domain-containing protein, with amino-acid sequence MKELVRCRPCGYVMEKDKLGDVCPACGLPHKVFEPYREKVSLNRLMILNLDLHPIAIHLSQSFMALIPLLLVNQILFPDFYYNESAVVIKFCITLLPLCMLLAFVTGMIDGITRFKSLKPPLLRNKLIFGGLIILISILLFFMKNMADQKVIFLLLSSLGLTFAVILGLIGKKLLNVILPGKYPQKKAKPKTT; translated from the coding sequence ATGAAAGAACTCGTACGTTGTCGCCCCTGTGGTTATGTCATGGAAAAAGACAAGCTGGGTGATGTGTGTCCTGCCTGCGGCCTACCCCACAAAGTCTTTGAACCCTATCGGGAAAAAGTCTCTTTAAACCGCTTAATGATTCTTAATTTAGATTTGCATCCCATTGCCATTCACCTCTCACAAAGTTTTATGGCACTTATTCCGCTTTTACTAGTCAACCAAATACTTTTTCCAGATTTCTATTATAACGAATCAGCTGTCGTCATTAAGTTTTGTATCACACTACTCCCCTTATGTATGCTACTTGCTTTTGTCACAGGCATGATCGATGGGATAACCCGTTTTAAAAGTCTTAAACCGCCTTTACTAAGAAATAAACTCATCTTTGGCGGCTTAATTATTCTTATATCAATCTTGCTTTTCTTCATGAAAAATATGGCAGATCAGAAAGTAATATTTCTTCTATTAAGTTCTTTGGGATTAACCTTTGCTGTTATTTTAGGTCTGATTGGCAAAAAGTTACTCAATGTTATTTTACCGGGTAAGTATCCTCAAAAAAAAGCAAAACCCAAAACCACATAA